In Scyliorhinus canicula chromosome 8, sScyCan1.1, whole genome shotgun sequence, one DNA window encodes the following:
- the LOC119970801 gene encoding ATP synthase membrane subunit DAPIT, mitochondrial-like: MAGHDAGRQHQFTGFHKSLNAEATTGRRNYVIATYAGIAAMCLFFKLKSKKKEPEITENKLCGPPLGQGKWNLWISI, translated from the coding sequence ATGGCGGGTCATGATGCTGGCAGACAGCACCAGTTCACTGGCTTCCACAAGTCCTTAAATGCCGAGGCCACCACAGGGAGGAGGAATTATGTGATAGCTACATATGCAGGGATTGCAGCAATGTGtttgttcttcaaactgaaatccaagaagaaggAACCAGAAATCACAGAAAATAAATTGTGTGGTCCTCCTCTGGGGCAGGGTAAGTGGAATTTATGGATCAGCATATAA